A stretch of Arachis hypogaea cultivar Tifrunner chromosome 15, arahy.Tifrunner.gnm2.J5K5, whole genome shotgun sequence DNA encodes these proteins:
- the LOC140179436 gene encoding S-protein homolog 5-like: MTISSSSLSKVVITVSMIMLILVSSFNLNVGTSVDRTITLPWTVHVTINNKLNGLRLALHCKDKNHDLQLQIVPVGQSWTFLFHTTDFSNSLYFCRFSWLNGGIHAFDIYVDTRDAHLCQQCTWDISEKGPCRVSGKGAPVCYPWNN, translated from the coding sequence ATGACGATCTCATCATCATCACTCTCTAAGGTTGTAATAACAGTTTCCATGATAATGCTCATACTTGTTTCTTCTTTTAATCTCAATGTTGGTACGAGTGTTGATAGAACTATTACTCTTCCTTGGACCGTTCATGTGACCATCAACAACAAACTGAACGGTTTGCGTCTTGCTCTTCATTGCAAGGATAAAAATCATGATTTACAGTTACAAATAGTTCCAGTTGGTCAAAGTTGGACTTTCCTTTTCCATACAACCGATTTTTCCAACTCATTGTACTTCTGTAGATTTTCTTGGTTAAACGGGGGAATACATGCCTTTGATATTTATGTTGATACACGTGATGCTCATTTATGCCAACAGTGTACTTGGGACATCTCCGAAAAAGGTCCATGTAGGGTTTCGGGTAAGGGTGCTCCTGTATGTTATCCCTGGAATAATTAA